The Saccharomonospora glauca K62 genome has a segment encoding these proteins:
- a CDS encoding DUF397 domain-containing protein yields MTGPLLWKKSSYSGPNGNCVEFATTSDGTGDVLIRHSKRPDDTVIRYTAAEWSAFLAGAKDGEFDI; encoded by the coding sequence ATGACAGGCCCCCTCCTGTGGAAGAAGTCGAGCTACTCGGGTCCCAACGGCAACTGTGTCGAGTTCGCGACCACCAGTGACGGCACCGGCGATGTGCTGATCCGTCATTCGAAACGCCCGGACGACACGGTGATCCGCTACACGGCGGCGGAGTGGTCGGCGTTTCTGGCGGGCGCCAAGGACGGCGAATTCGACATCTAG
- a CDS encoding zinc finger protein encodes MGPFRWQQAEGRRHAYNVEKTATPHPGIAFVALCGAEVTPRERDFVELSGWWHDPTCWVCDREWRVRSGFPAHDIPPLPENA; translated from the coding sequence ATGGGACCGTTTCGCTGGCAACAGGCCGAAGGAAGACGCCACGCCTACAACGTCGAGAAGACCGCCACCCCGCATCCCGGCATCGCGTTCGTCGCCCTGTGCGGGGCCGAGGTCACCCCTCGGGAACGGGACTTCGTGGAGCTGTCCGGCTGGTGGCACGACCCCACCTGCTGGGTCTGCGACCGCGAATGGCGGGTCCGGTCCGGGTTCCCGGCTCACGACATCCCGCCGCTTCCGGAGAACGCGTGA
- the hutI gene encoding imidazolonepropionase, translated as MTSTLITGIGELTTNDEELGTLTDAALVLAGSRVEWVGAAARAPEADERVDVEGRAVLPGWVDSHTHLLFAGDRSAEFAARLAGRPYEASGIAVTVEATRAAPDYALVANLRRLVREAVAQGTTCLETKTGYGLTVGDETRAARLAGGLVDEVTFLGAHVVPPGWDADDYLRLVCGEMLDSVAPYVRWADVFCERGAFDADAAKEVLTAAAEAGLGLRVHGNQLGPGPGVRLAVEHGAASVDHCTYLTDSDVDALADSDTVATLLPACDLSTRQPLPDARALLDAGVTVALASNCNPGSSYTTSMAFCVATAVLQMGMTVEEAVRAATLGGARALRRHRGEGAVGVLRPGARADVHVLDAPSAVHLAYRPGVPLTHAVWRKGRRVR; from the coding sequence ACGGGCATCGGCGAGCTGACGACGAACGACGAGGAACTCGGCACGCTCACCGACGCGGCGCTGGTCCTGGCCGGATCGCGTGTGGAGTGGGTGGGAGCCGCTGCGCGGGCACCGGAGGCGGACGAACGCGTCGACGTCGAGGGGCGCGCCGTGCTGCCCGGCTGGGTGGACAGCCACACACACCTGCTGTTCGCGGGCGACCGCTCGGCCGAGTTCGCCGCCCGGCTCGCCGGACGCCCCTACGAAGCGTCGGGCATCGCCGTCACCGTGGAGGCGACCCGCGCCGCACCGGACTACGCGCTCGTGGCGAACCTGCGGCGCCTCGTCCGGGAGGCCGTGGCGCAGGGCACCACCTGCCTGGAGACCAAGACGGGCTACGGCCTCACCGTCGGCGACGAGACACGGGCGGCCCGCCTCGCGGGAGGGCTCGTGGACGAGGTGACGTTCCTCGGCGCCCACGTGGTGCCACCGGGGTGGGACGCCGACGACTACCTCCGTCTGGTGTGCGGCGAGATGCTCGACTCGGTGGCGCCGTACGTGCGGTGGGCCGACGTGTTCTGCGAACGCGGGGCCTTCGATGCCGACGCCGCGAAGGAGGTGCTCACCGCGGCCGCCGAGGCCGGACTGGGACTGCGGGTCCACGGCAACCAGCTCGGCCCCGGTCCGGGAGTGCGGCTCGCGGTCGAACACGGTGCGGCCAGTGTGGACCACTGCACCTACCTCACCGACTCGGACGTGGACGCCTTGGCCGACTCCGACACCGTGGCCACCCTGCTGCCCGCCTGCGATTTGTCCACCCGCCAGCCGTTGCCGGACGCGCGCGCCCTGCTGGACGCGGGAGTCACCGTGGCGCTGGCCTCCAACTGCAATCCCGGATCGTCGTACACGACGTCCATGGCGTTCTGCGTCGCCACCGCGGTGCTGCAGATGGGAATGACGGTGGAGGAGGCCGTGCGTGCGGCGACCCTGGGCGGGGCGAGGGCACTGCGGCGGCATCGCGGCGAGGGAGCCGTCGGAGTGCTGCGGCCGGGTGCGCGAGCGGACGTGCACGTGCTCGACGCCCCCTCGGCGGTCCACCTCGCCTACCGCCCCGGAGTCCCCCTGACGCACGCGGTGTGGCGCAAGGGCCGACGCGTGCGCTGA
- the galK gene encoding galactokinase produces MTPEPTAEISSVSTAFTEAFGRRPNGVWAAPGRVNVIGEHTDYNDGFVLPMALPHGVRAAAGRSRHARVRVLSLQEPGAPVTVELDARPGDVTGWAAYVAGVVWSLRTAGYDVGGVDLAVDGDVPAGAGLSSSAALECSVACALNELFGLGIEPVDLARLAQRAENDFVGMPCGVMDQMASVNCREGHVLFLDTRSMVTEQVPFDPASRGRTLLVIDTHAPHRLVDGEYAKRRAACEAAAATLGVAALRDVALDELDTALARLDDATQRRRVRHVVSENARVEDVVRTLRTGELDEIGPLLTASHASLRDDYEVTVGELDTAVEAALSAGALGARMTGGGFGGCVIALVPRDRADTVVEAVRAAFSDAGYAEPSAFTAVPAPGARRLF; encoded by the coding sequence ATGACCCCCGAGCCGACAGCCGAGATCTCCTCGGTGTCCACGGCGTTCACCGAAGCTTTCGGCAGGCGGCCCAACGGGGTGTGGGCCGCACCGGGACGGGTCAACGTCATCGGTGAGCACACCGACTACAACGACGGCTTCGTACTGCCGATGGCCCTACCGCACGGGGTGCGGGCCGCGGCCGGCCGGTCCCGGCACGCGCGGGTCCGCGTGCTGTCGCTGCAGGAACCCGGTGCTCCGGTGACGGTGGAGCTCGACGCCCGGCCCGGTGACGTCACCGGCTGGGCCGCCTACGTCGCCGGTGTGGTGTGGAGTCTGCGCACGGCGGGATACGACGTGGGTGGCGTGGACCTCGCCGTGGACGGTGACGTCCCGGCCGGAGCGGGGTTGTCGTCGTCGGCCGCCCTGGAGTGCTCCGTGGCGTGCGCGTTGAACGAGCTGTTCGGGCTGGGCATCGAGCCCGTCGACCTGGCGCGGTTGGCGCAGCGCGCCGAGAACGACTTCGTCGGCATGCCCTGCGGGGTGATGGACCAGATGGCGTCCGTCAACTGCCGGGAAGGGCACGTGTTGTTCCTGGACACGCGGTCGATGGTCACCGAGCAGGTGCCGTTCGACCCGGCGAGTCGCGGCCGGACCCTGCTCGTGATCGACACCCATGCCCCGCACCGGCTGGTCGACGGCGAGTACGCCAAGCGTCGCGCGGCCTGCGAGGCCGCCGCCGCGACGCTCGGGGTGGCCGCGTTGCGCGACGTCGCCCTCGACGAGCTGGACACCGCGTTGGCGCGGCTCGACGACGCGACGCAACGTCGGCGCGTGCGGCACGTGGTCAGCGAGAACGCCCGCGTGGAGGACGTGGTGCGCACGTTGCGCACCGGGGAGCTCGACGAAATCGGTCCGCTGCTCACGGCGTCGCACGCCTCGTTGCGCGACGACTACGAGGTCACCGTCGGCGAGCTGGACACGGCGGTGGAGGCCGCCCTCTCCGCGGGAGCGCTGGGCGCGCGCATGACCGGTGGCGGGTTCGGCGGCTGCGTCATCGCCCTGGTGCCGCGCGACCGCGCCGACACGGTGGTCGAGGCGGTCCGCGCGGCGTTCTCCGACGCGGGTTACGCCGAGCCGAGCGCGTTCACGGCCGTCCCCGCTCCGGGAGCGCGGCGGCTCTTCTGA
- a CDS encoding DeoR/GlpR family DNA-binding transcription regulator: MLASQRRSRILEEIRRSGAVRVSALVERLGVSDMTVRRDLEVLAQQGQLQKVHGGAILPGGRSTEEPGFAAKSVRENAEKLAIATEAVRLVEPGMAVGVSAGTTTWTFARLLCDLPDITVVTNSVQVADVFSRRPRTDQTVVLTGGIRTPSEALVGPFAVAAIRSVNLDIMFMGVHGMDVHSGYTTPNLMEAEADRAFVEVSRRFVVLADHTKYGVLGISTIADIDAADVLITDSGLAEEHQQALRERVGDLIVADVAAENDSNESSESEAGA, translated from the coding sequence ATGTTGGCGAGCCAACGTCGGTCGCGAATTCTTGAGGAGATCCGCCGCTCCGGCGCGGTCCGGGTGAGCGCGCTGGTCGAGCGGCTCGGAGTCTCCGACATGACGGTGCGCCGCGACCTGGAGGTGCTGGCGCAGCAGGGACAGCTCCAGAAGGTCCACGGCGGGGCCATCCTGCCCGGCGGACGCAGCACGGAGGAGCCCGGCTTCGCCGCCAAGTCGGTCCGGGAGAACGCCGAGAAGCTCGCCATCGCCACCGAGGCCGTCCGGCTGGTCGAACCCGGCATGGCCGTGGGCGTGTCCGCGGGCACCACCACGTGGACGTTCGCCCGGCTGCTGTGCGACCTGCCCGACATCACGGTGGTCACCAACTCCGTGCAGGTCGCCGACGTGTTCTCCCGACGCCCGCGCACCGACCAGACCGTGGTGCTCACCGGGGGCATCCGCACCCCGTCGGAGGCACTGGTCGGCCCGTTCGCCGTAGCCGCGATCCGGTCGGTGAACTTGGACATCATGTTCATGGGCGTGCACGGCATGGACGTCCACAGCGGCTACACCACGCCCAACCTCATGGAGGCCGAGGCGGACCGCGCGTTCGTGGAAGTCTCCCGCCGGTTCGTGGTGCTGGCCGACCACACGAAGTACGGGGTGCTGGGCATCAGCACCATCGCCGACATCGACGCCGCCGACGTCCTGATCACCGACTCCGGCCTCGCGGAGGAACACCAGCAGGCGCTGCGTGAGCGCGTCGGGGACCTCATCGTGGCGGACGTCGCGGCGGAGAACGACTCGAACGAAAGCAGTGAAAGTGAGGCCGGCGCATGA
- a CDS encoding sodium:solute symporter family protein has translation MHVLAEADLRLDAQAIDYVLLAFYFLLVLGIGYLARRQVSTSLDFFLSGRSLPAWVTGLAFVAANLGAIEVMGMSANGAQYGMPTAHYFWIGAVPAMLFLGIVMMPFYYGSKVRSVPEFMLRRFGKPAHLVNGISFALAQILIAGANLYLLALVVNLLLGWPIWVSVILAAVIVLAYTALGGLSAAIYNEVLQFFVIVAALLPLTIVGLAKVGGWQGLVDKVSAGPGGPEQLDSWPGNQLTGFGSNFLSVLGIVFGLGFVLSFGYWTTNFVEVQRAMASKSMSAARRTPIIGAIPKMLVPFIVIIPGMVAGVTVTELAGDNKAALLAGESAPSGATFNDALLLLMRDLLPNGMLGIAIAGLLASFMAGMAANLSSFNTVFTYDIWQTYVVKDRPDGYYLRAGRVVTALATLLAIGTAFIAASYANLMDYLQQLFSFFNAPLFATFILGMFWKRMTPTAGWTGLVSGTAAAVGVFLLAETGVWDLPGQGASFVGAGAAFVVDIAVSVAVTYATQPKPEAQLVGLVYSLTPKENLKHSTTGEDAGWYRRPGLLAGIVLVVTILFNIIF, from the coding sequence GTGCACGTCCTCGCTGAAGCGGACCTACGGCTTGATGCACAAGCGATCGACTACGTGTTGCTCGCTTTCTATTTCCTACTCGTGCTCGGTATCGGCTACCTGGCCCGCAGACAGGTATCGACAAGTCTCGACTTCTTCCTGTCCGGCCGGTCGCTGCCCGCGTGGGTGACCGGTCTGGCCTTCGTCGCCGCCAACCTCGGCGCGATCGAGGTCATGGGCATGTCGGCCAACGGTGCCCAGTACGGCATGCCGACCGCGCACTACTTCTGGATCGGCGCGGTGCCGGCCATGCTGTTCCTCGGCATCGTGATGATGCCGTTCTACTACGGATCGAAGGTCCGTAGCGTTCCCGAGTTCATGCTGCGCCGCTTCGGCAAACCCGCTCACCTCGTCAACGGCATCAGCTTCGCGTTGGCGCAGATCCTCATCGCGGGCGCGAACCTGTACCTGCTCGCCCTGGTGGTCAACCTGCTGCTCGGCTGGCCCATCTGGGTGTCGGTGATCCTCGCGGCGGTCATCGTCCTCGCCTACACCGCGCTCGGTGGCCTGTCCGCCGCCATCTACAACGAGGTGCTCCAGTTCTTCGTCATCGTGGCCGCCCTACTGCCCCTGACGATCGTGGGGCTGGCCAAGGTGGGCGGCTGGCAGGGTCTGGTCGACAAGGTGTCGGCGGGCCCCGGCGGCCCGGAACAGCTCGACTCCTGGCCCGGCAATCAGCTCACCGGTTTCGGCAGCAACTTCCTGTCGGTGCTCGGCATCGTGTTCGGCCTGGGCTTCGTGCTGTCGTTCGGTTACTGGACGACGAACTTCGTCGAGGTGCAGCGCGCCATGGCGTCGAAGAGCATGTCGGCGGCGCGCCGGACTCCCATCATCGGCGCGATCCCGAAGATGCTCGTCCCGTTCATCGTCATCATTCCGGGCATGGTCGCGGGCGTCACGGTGACGGAGTTGGCGGGCGACAACAAGGCCGCGTTGCTGGCCGGGGAGTCCGCGCCGAGCGGCGCGACGTTCAACGACGCGCTGTTGCTGCTGATGCGGGACCTGCTGCCCAACGGCATGCTCGGTATCGCGATCGCCGGTCTGCTGGCGTCGTTTATGGCCGGTATGGCGGCGAACCTCAGCTCGTTCAACACGGTCTTTACGTACGACATCTGGCAGACCTACGTGGTCAAAGATCGCCCCGACGGCTACTACCTGCGGGCGGGTCGTGTCGTGACGGCTCTCGCCACGCTGCTGGCCATCGGGACGGCGTTCATCGCCGCCTCGTACGCCAACCTGATGGACTACCTGCAGCAGCTGTTCTCGTTCTTCAACGCGCCGCTGTTCGCCACGTTCATCCTCGGTATGTTCTGGAAGCGCATGACGCCCACGGCCGGTTGGACCGGTCTGGTCAGCGGCACCGCCGCGGCCGTTGGGGTGTTCCTGCTGGCCGAGACCGGCGTGTGGGACCTTCCGGGGCAGGGTGCGTCGTTCGTCGGTGCGGGTGCCGCGTTCGTGGTCGACATCGCGGTCAGCGTCGCCGTCACCTACGCCACGCAGCCGAAACCCGAGGCTCAGCTGGTGGGGCTCGTCTACTCCTTGACTCCGAAGGAGAACCTGAAGCACTCCACCACCGGCGAGGACGCGGGCTGGTACCGTCGTCCGGGCCTGCTCGCGGGCATCGTGCTGGTCGTCACCATCCTGTTCAACATCATCTTCTAA
- the galT gene encoding galactose-1-phosphate uridylyltransferase, with product MKRTRTRLADGRELLYFAADGEAVPAPPDPRQLPPVSTASQLRWDPLLGEWVMMASHRQNRTFMPARDDCPLCPSSDGRQTEIPAPEYTVAIFENRFPSLSTGAHLDDVDVRHPLVDVRPGYGRCEVVCFTSDHNARFADLTPEQARLVVDAWADRTAELSELDGVEQVFCFESRGREIGVTLSHPHGQIYAYPFVTPRTRRMLDVARDYRERTGRDLHDDVVAAERDAGVRVIAETAHWVAFVPAAARWPVEVHIHPLRRVRTIPELDDAERDDFATLYLDILRRFDRLYDAPLPYISAWHQAPVGDDEGLSRLHLQLFSIRRSADKLKYLAGSESGMHAFITDVLPEDVAQRLREV from the coding sequence GTGAAGAGGACGCGCACGAGGTTGGCCGACGGCCGCGAACTGCTGTACTTCGCCGCCGATGGCGAGGCCGTGCCCGCCCCACCGGACCCGCGACAGCTGCCTCCCGTCAGCACGGCCTCCCAACTGCGGTGGGATCCGTTGCTGGGCGAGTGGGTGATGATGGCGTCCCACCGCCAGAACCGCACGTTCATGCCCGCGCGTGACGACTGCCCGCTGTGCCCGTCGAGCGACGGCAGGCAGACCGAGATCCCCGCCCCCGAGTACACCGTCGCGATCTTCGAGAATCGCTTCCCCAGCCTGTCCACGGGCGCGCACCTCGACGACGTCGACGTGCGGCATCCGCTCGTCGACGTCCGTCCCGGCTACGGCCGCTGCGAAGTGGTCTGCTTCACCAGCGACCACAACGCCCGGTTCGCCGACCTCACCCCCGAACAGGCCCGGCTGGTCGTGGACGCCTGGGCCGACCGCACCGCGGAACTGTCCGAGCTCGACGGTGTGGAACAGGTGTTCTGCTTCGAGAGCAGAGGACGCGAGATCGGGGTCACGCTGTCCCACCCCCACGGCCAGATCTACGCCTACCCGTTCGTGACGCCGCGCACCCGGCGGATGCTGGACGTGGCCCGCGACTACCGCGAACGCACCGGCCGCGACCTGCACGACGACGTCGTGGCCGCCGAGCGGGACGCCGGAGTGCGCGTGATCGCCGAGACCGCTCACTGGGTGGCGTTCGTGCCCGCGGCCGCGCGGTGGCCGGTGGAGGTGCACATCCACCCGCTGCGCCGGGTACGAACCATCCCCGAGCTCGACGACGCCGAACGCGACGACTTCGCGACGCTCTACCTCGACATCCTGCGGCGGTTCGACCGGCTCTACGACGCTCCCTTGCCGTACATCTCGGCGTGGCACCAGGCGCCCGTCGGCGACGACGAGGGTCTGAGCCGACTCCACCTGCAGTTGTTCTCGATACGACGGTCGGCCGACAAGCTGAAATACTTGGCGGGCTCCGAGTCGGGGATGCACGCCTTCATCACCGACGTGTTGCCCGAAGACGTCGCGCAGAGACTTCGGGAGGTGTAG
- a CDS encoding glycoside hydrolase family 2, which produces MLPPAPQTRPRGRRFRSGAVLAALSALLAATLTPTAAAEPADGWIMGEPPLVTPWTHEVSPDNALPEYPRPQLTRSEWRNLNGVWEFASATEGEDPPFGETLPERILVPYPTESALSGIQRHSDHMWYRRTFEVPEKWRIGERNRLLLHFGAVDYEATVYVNGQEVASHTGGYDAFSADVTDALKPRGEQELVVAVTDRTDATWQPVGKQRRVPDRGIFYESASGIWQTVWLEPVSAAGYVTTLDTVSDVDSSTVNLTVNTAGASDHLTVEAVVRDGRRVVSRTRGAADEPLTVRVPDAKLWSPDSPFLYDLDVVLRDRGRPVDRVSSYFGMREIGTTEGEDGKLRITLNGEILFLMSTLDQGYWPDGIYTAPTDEALRWDLEQHKRLGFNTVRKHIKTEPDRWYYHADRLGLLVWQDMPSMRTGGRPPAEATEQFEAELHELVEEKKNWTSIVGWVPFNEGWGEWAREDTGRIAEEIAERDPTRLVNAHSGVNCCDSLGDSGKGHVIDWHSYVGPATPTPDGHRVAIDGEHGGFGLEVDGHMWFGEGHAYQMLPDSESLTAAYVDNQRAVLRAAQSCGISGAIYTQLTDVEHEVNGFFTYDRQVEKMDFEAVRRINEEIIENADGSGGGGPAPEPGTPGLDGVHAYPFDEGSGTVAADAVGDADATLTGAEWVDGVRGGAVSFHGAGEADTGAALVDTQGSYSVSAWVRLDEVGDGFQTAVSQDTGNHSAFFLQYSGQDQRWAMSYAGLRALSPEKPEPGRWYHLTGVRDARAGTLSLYVDGEHVDTKSACLSEGGDGNTVIGRAQYGGQKVDHLRGDVDEVRIFDRALSPEEIAELASMRN; this is translated from the coding sequence ATGCTGCCACCCGCACCACAGACTCGACCACGCGGCCGCCGGTTCCGCTCGGGAGCCGTGCTCGCCGCCCTGTCCGCCCTGCTCGCCGCGACACTGACCCCGACGGCCGCCGCGGAACCCGCGGACGGCTGGATCATGGGCGAGCCGCCGCTGGTGACGCCGTGGACCCACGAGGTGTCACCCGACAATGCGCTCCCGGAGTACCCCCGACCGCAACTCACCCGTTCCGAGTGGCGCAACCTCAACGGCGTCTGGGAGTTCGCGTCCGCCACCGAGGGGGAGGACCCGCCGTTCGGCGAAACGCTGCCGGAACGCATTCTCGTGCCGTACCCGACGGAATCGGCGTTGTCGGGTATCCAACGGCACTCCGACCACATGTGGTACCGCCGCACGTTCGAGGTACCCGAGAAGTGGCGGATCGGTGAGCGCAACAGGCTCCTGCTGCACTTCGGGGCCGTCGACTACGAGGCCACGGTGTACGTCAACGGGCAGGAGGTCGCCTCGCACACCGGCGGCTACGACGCTTTCTCCGCCGACGTCACCGACGCGTTGAAACCGCGCGGTGAACAGGAGCTCGTCGTGGCCGTCACCGACCGCACCGACGCCACGTGGCAGCCGGTGGGCAAGCAACGCCGGGTTCCCGACCGCGGCATCTTCTACGAAAGCGCCTCGGGCATCTGGCAGACCGTGTGGCTGGAGCCGGTGTCCGCCGCCGGTTATGTCACCACGCTCGACACCGTGTCGGACGTCGATTCGTCCACAGTGAACCTCACGGTGAACACCGCGGGAGCCTCCGACCACCTGACGGTGGAGGCCGTGGTACGCGACGGACGTCGGGTCGTCAGCCGGACGCGGGGTGCCGCGGACGAACCGCTGACGGTGCGCGTGCCCGACGCCAAACTGTGGTCGCCGGACTCACCGTTCCTCTACGACCTCGACGTCGTACTGCGCGATCGGGGCCGCCCGGTGGACCGCGTGTCCTCCTACTTCGGCATGCGCGAGATCGGCACGACCGAAGGCGAGGACGGCAAGCTGCGGATCACCCTCAACGGCGAGATCCTCTTCCTGATGTCCACTCTCGACCAGGGTTACTGGCCCGACGGCATCTATACCGCGCCCACCGACGAGGCCCTGCGCTGGGACCTCGAACAGCACAAGCGCCTGGGCTTCAACACCGTGCGCAAGCACATCAAGACCGAGCCCGACCGCTGGTACTACCACGCCGACCGACTCGGACTGCTCGTCTGGCAGGACATGCCGTCGATGCGCACGGGCGGCAGGCCACCCGCCGAGGCGACGGAGCAGTTCGAGGCCGAACTCCACGAACTCGTGGAAGAGAAGAAGAACTGGACCTCGATCGTCGGCTGGGTACCGTTCAACGAGGGCTGGGGCGAGTGGGCGCGCGAGGACACCGGCCGCATCGCCGAGGAGATCGCCGAACGGGACCCGACGCGGCTCGTCAACGCGCACAGCGGGGTCAACTGCTGCGACTCACTCGGGGACTCCGGCAAGGGACACGTCATCGACTGGCACTCCTACGTCGGACCGGCCACCCCGACCCCCGACGGGCACCGCGTGGCCATCGACGGCGAACACGGCGGCTTCGGCCTGGAGGTCGACGGACACATGTGGTTCGGCGAGGGCCACGCCTACCAGATGTTGCCCGACTCCGAGAGCCTGACCGCCGCCTACGTCGACAACCAGCGGGCCGTGCTGCGCGCCGCGCAGTCGTGCGGCATCAGCGGGGCGATCTACACCCAGCTCACCGACGTCGAGCACGAGGTCAACGGCTTTTTCACCTACGACCGGCAGGTGGAGAAGATGGACTTCGAGGCCGTACGCCGGATCAACGAGGAGATCATCGAGAACGCCGACGGCTCCGGTGGCGGCGGACCCGCTCCCGAGCCGGGAACCCCCGGACTCGACGGGGTGCACGCCTACCCCTTCGACGAAGGCTCCGGCACGGTCGCCGCGGACGCGGTCGGCGACGCCGACGCCACCCTCACCGGCGCCGAGTGGGTGGACGGCGTACGAGGGGGAGCGGTCTCGTTCCACGGAGCGGGTGAGGCGGACACCGGCGCGGCCCTGGTCGACACGCAGGGCAGCTACTCGGTGTCGGCCTGGGTGCGTCTCGACGAGGTGGGCGACGGCTTCCAGACCGCCGTCAGCCAGGACACCGGCAACCACAGCGCCTTCTTCCTCCAGTACTCCGGACAGGACCAGCGGTGGGCGATGAGCTACGCCGGACTGCGCGCGCTCTCGCCGGAGAAACCGGAACCCGGCCGCTGGTACCACCTGACGGGCGTGCGCGACGCGCGAGCCGGAACCCTCTCGCTGTACGTGGACGGAGAGCACGTGGACACCAAGAGCGCGTGCCTGTCCGAGGGCGGGGACGGCAACACCGTGATCGGCCGCGCTCAGTACGGCGGCCAAAAGGTCGACCACCTCCGCGGCGACGTCGACGAGGTCAGGATCTTCGACCGTGCCCTCTCGCCCGAGGAGATCGCCGAGCTGGCCTCGATGAGGAACTGA
- a CDS encoding helix-turn-helix domain-containing protein codes for MATIRLVPVDTTGLTTRARALTAAIRKLVEASGMSGRELSQRLGFSHGTVSHWATGRRLPGPEDVASLLTLLGIKGEEKQRLIELARHAAEPNWLVVGMPGIPQQLAGAIESERHASAMVEWSRDIVPGLLQTADYARALATATGLSESEVDARVLLRVGRSEVITRRDPVELLALISEDALHEKICVPEVMLDQLRHLLDMAQRPNVTIQVVPPRVGWHPGLIGPFVLYSFPDAQPVVHFEHYSSGAFVIDEDDVHAYQEAVKIIRGVARSPEDSAKLIATIADDLEKTL; via the coding sequence ATGGCTACGATCCGGCTCGTGCCTGTTGACACCACCGGCTTGACGACCCGAGCTCGGGCATTGACGGCGGCGATCCGCAAGTTGGTCGAGGCGTCCGGAATGAGTGGCCGAGAGCTTTCGCAACGGCTGGGGTTCAGCCATGGCACGGTATCGCACTGGGCCACGGGGCGTCGCCTGCCGGGTCCCGAGGACGTGGCGTCGTTGCTGACCCTGCTCGGCATCAAGGGGGAGGAAAAGCAACGCCTCATCGAGCTCGCCAGGCACGCGGCGGAGCCGAACTGGCTGGTGGTGGGCATGCCGGGGATACCGCAACAACTCGCCGGCGCCATCGAGTCGGAACGTCACGCGTCGGCCATGGTCGAATGGTCCAGAGACATTGTGCCGGGGCTGTTGCAGACCGCGGACTACGCTCGTGCGCTCGCCACGGCGACCGGGCTTTCGGAGTCCGAGGTCGACGCTCGGGTGCTGCTTCGGGTCGGACGATCCGAGGTGATCACGCGGCGCGATCCCGTCGAGCTGCTGGCGTTGATCAGCGAGGACGCGCTGCACGAGAAGATCTGCGTGCCCGAGGTGATGCTCGATCAACTTCGGCATCTGCTGGACATGGCGCAGCGGCCCAACGTCACCATCCAGGTCGTGCCACCGCGGGTCGGGTGGCATCCCGGACTGATCGGGCCGTTCGTGCTGTATTCGTTCCCCGACGCGCAACCCGTCGTGCATTTCGAACACTACAGTTCGGGCGCCTTCGTCATAGACGAAGACGACGTGCACGCCTACCAGGAAGCGGTGAAGATCATTCGCGGTGTCGCGAGAAGTCCCGAGGATTCCGCGAAGCTCATCGCGACGATCGCTGACGATTTGGAGAAGACACTATGA